In Euphorbia lathyris chromosome 9, ddEupLath1.1, whole genome shotgun sequence, the following are encoded in one genomic region:
- the LOC136206779 gene encoding cytochrome P450 97B2, chloroplastic-like, translating into MSFTSISTSLSHLSSVTANGCCFPANDFGKFTSPKHLLSSKPKCSPFIRCQSPVTEERKTMSVLDSASNLLTNFLSGGRLSNMPIAEGAVSDLFDRPLFFSLYDWFLEHGSVYKLAFGPKAFVVVSDPIVARHILRENAFSYDKGVLADILEPIMGKGLIPADLDTWKQRRRVIAPGFHALYLEAMVKVFTDCSEKSILKFEQLLEGEVACGRNVIELDLEAEFSSLALDIIGLGVFNYNFGSVTKESPVIQAVYGTLFEAEHRSTFYIPYWKIPLARWIVPRQRKFHTDLKVINDCLDGLIRNAKETRQETDVEKLQERDYANLKDASLLRFLVDMRGADVDDSQLRDDLMTMLIAGHETTAAVLTWAVFFLAQSPSKMRKAQAEVDAVLGEGKPTFELVKKLEYIRLIVVETLRLYPQPPLLIRRSIKSDVLPGGYKGDKDGYVIPKGTDIFISVYNLHRSPYFWDSPNDFEPERFLVQKKNEEIEGWAGFDPARSPGALYPNEIVSDFAFLPFGGGPRKCVGDQFALMESTIALAMVLRKFDVELKGSPEAVELVTGATIHTKNGLWCKLRKRCKVD; encoded by the exons ATGTCCTTCACATCAATCTCCACTTCTCTCTCGCACCTATCCTCTGTTACAGCTAATGGCTGTTGTTTTCCTGcaaatgattttggaaaattcaCATCTCCTAAGCATCTTCTATCTTCTAAGCCCAAGTGTTCTCCTTTTATAAG ATGTCAGTCACCAGTTACTGAGGAGCGTAAAACAATGTCCGTTCTGGACAGTGCAAGCAATCTGCTTACCAATTTTTTAAGTGGGGGAAGACTAAGCAACATGCCCATAGCAGAAGGTGCAGTGTCTGATCTGTTTGATCGtcctctcttcttctctctatATGATTGGTTCTTAGAG CATGGATCTGTGTATAAACTAGCTTTTGGACCAAAAGCATTTGTTGTTGTATCAGACCCCATTGTTGCAAGACATATTCTTCGGGAAAATGCCTTTTCTTATGACAAG GGAGTTCTTGCTGATATCCTAGAGCCAATAATGGGGAAAGGACTTATACCTGCTGATCTGGATACTTGGAAGCAAAGGAGAAGAG TAATTGCTCCTGGTTTTCATGCCTTATACTTGGAAGCTATGGTCAAGGTATTTACTGACTGTTCAGAGAAATCAATATTAAAATTTGAACAACTTCTGGAAGGGGAGGTTGCTTGTGGAAGGAACGTAATTGAGTTAGATCTTGAAGCAGAATTTTCAAGTTTAGCCCTTGACATCATTGGTCTAGGCGTCTTCAACTACAATTTTGGTTCTGTTACAAAAGAATCACCTGTGATTCAG GCAGTATATGGTACACTTTTTGAAGCTGAGCATAGATCCACTTTCTATATTCCTTATTGGAAAATTCCTTTGGCAAGGTGGATAGTCCCAAGACAGCGGAAGTTCCATACTGACCTTAAAGTTATCAACGATTGTCTTGATGGATTAATTAGAAATGCAAAAGAGACCAGGCAG GAAACGGATGTTGAAAAGCTCCAGGAAAGAGACTACGCAAATCTGAAG GATGCAAGTCTTCTACGCTTTCTTGTTGATATGCGAGGAGCTGATGTTGATGACAGTCAG CTAAGAGATGACTTGATGACAATGCTCATTGCTGGCCATGAAACGACGGCTGCTGTTCTTACTTGGGCTGTTTTCTTTCTTGCACAG AGTCCGTCCAAAATGAGAAAAGCTCAAGCAGAAGTTGATGCAGTCCTGGGTGAAGGGAAACCAACTTTTGAATTGGTTAAGAAATTAGA GTATATAAGACTTATTGTTGTAGAGACACTTCGTTTGTATCCTCAACCTCCTTTACTAATTAGGCGTTCCATCAAATCCGATGTATTACCAG GGGGATACAAAGGAGACAAAGATGGTTATGTAATTCCTAAAGGGACTGATATCTTTATTTCT GTATACAATCTGCATAGATCTCCATACTTTTGGGACTCGCCCAATGACTTCGAACCAGAAAGGTTCCTAGTGCAAAAGAAGAATGAGGAAATAGAAGGATGGGCTGGTTTCGATCCGGCACGGAGCCCAGGAGCATTATATCCAAATGAG ATTGTATCAGATTTCGCTTTCTTACCATTCGGTGGCGGGCCGAGGAAATGTGTGGGAGACCAATTCGCTCTTATGGAGTCAACAATAGCCTTAGCAATGGTATTACGGAAGTTTGATGTGGAGCTGAAAGGGTCACCAGAAGCTGTTGAATTGGTAACAGGGGCAACAATTCATACCAAGAATGGACTGTGGTGTAAATTAAGGAAGAGATGTAAGGTTGATTGA